The following are from one region of the Actinoplanes sp. L3-i22 genome:
- a CDS encoding helix-turn-helix domain-containing protein yields MDELPIGRRVAYWRGRRKMSQQVFADRLGKSKSWVDKVERGVRRLDKFSVVYDIADVLQVDVQLLLGKEVERKPETQNCIDQVEVEEIRAALERYDQMSAFFQAVPQSPPLAEMHKAVSHAWLTYQHAKYGALARALPKLLRDAQAADSAHANSDQASKAAHLLGQVYQIASSALRKVGEHELSWLAADRSIAVSQRAGDQLLAGLASYRVGSALLALGRVRPSLEVNVNIANRLAPGPSRPEAEQLSVYGMLLLNGAMSASRIGDSATVRDLLSGAEQASIELGGDFNHYWTSFGPTNVQLHRCATAVELGDGRTAVETHERMDKVGFNALLPERRAHHYLDIARGYTQIGDVEKAGEMLLEGDRLAPSEIRCRPLAHEVLSDVLRRTRGTPPAPIAELAEQMGVGV; encoded by the coding sequence GTGGACGAGCTGCCGATCGGCCGCCGCGTCGCCTACTGGCGAGGCAGGCGAAAGATGTCCCAGCAGGTCTTCGCAGACCGGCTGGGCAAGAGCAAGAGCTGGGTCGACAAGGTGGAGCGCGGGGTCCGCCGGCTTGACAAGTTCTCAGTGGTGTACGACATCGCGGACGTGCTCCAGGTCGATGTCCAGCTGTTGCTGGGCAAAGAGGTGGAGCGCAAGCCGGAGACGCAGAACTGCATCGACCAGGTTGAGGTCGAGGAGATTCGTGCGGCCCTGGAGCGATATGACCAGATGAGCGCGTTTTTCCAGGCTGTGCCGCAATCGCCGCCGCTCGCGGAGATGCACAAAGCGGTCAGTCACGCGTGGCTCACCTACCAGCACGCGAAATACGGCGCACTGGCCCGGGCCCTGCCCAAGCTGCTGCGCGACGCCCAGGCGGCGGACAGCGCGCACGCCAACAGCGACCAGGCCTCGAAGGCCGCGCACCTGCTGGGGCAGGTCTACCAGATCGCCTCCTCGGCGCTGCGGAAAGTCGGCGAGCACGAGCTCTCCTGGCTGGCCGCGGACCGATCGATCGCGGTCTCCCAGCGGGCCGGCGACCAGCTCCTCGCCGGGCTGGCCAGTTACCGGGTGGGCAGCGCGCTGCTGGCCCTCGGCCGGGTCCGCCCGTCCCTCGAGGTCAACGTCAACATCGCGAACCGGCTCGCGCCCGGGCCGTCCCGGCCCGAGGCCGAACAGCTCTCGGTGTACGGCATGCTGCTGCTCAACGGGGCGATGTCGGCCTCCCGGATCGGGGACAGCGCCACCGTCCGCGATCTGCTCAGCGGCGCCGAGCAGGCGTCGATCGAGCTGGGCGGCGACTTCAACCACTACTGGACCTCCTTCGGGCCGACCAACGTCCAGCTGCACCGCTGTGCCACCGCGGTGGAGCTCGGCGACGGGCGGACCGCGGTGGAGACCCACGAGCGGATGGACAAGGTCGGGTTCAACGCCCTGCTGCCCGAGCGGCGGGCGCACCACTACCTGGACATCGCGCGCGGCTACACACAGATCGGCGACGTGGAGAAGGCCGGCGAGATGCTGCTGGAGGGCGACCGGCTCGCTCCCTCGGAGATCCGCTGCCGCCCGCTCGCCCACGAAGTCCTTTCCGACGTGCTCCGCCGGACGCGGGGTACGCCGCCGGCTCCGATCGCGGAGCTGGCCGAACAGATGGGAGTCGGCGTATGA
- a CDS encoding flavoprotein gives MITGNPSSGVLYVLVCGSPMARDVGILVTLAQNEGWEVCVITTPDGRKFVDVAALQAQTGHPVRTYYKSPGDPDVLPPADAMIVAPATVNTVNKWAAGITDTLVLGLLVEGYGYGVPTAVVPYTNKVMALHPALHESLAKLRDWGVHVLYGEDVCRLGGPGQTDRFRGQFPWRRALQAVSNPIAAASRVEPGAVS, from the coding sequence GTGATTACCGGTAACCCCTCATCCGGTGTGCTGTACGTCCTCGTGTGCGGCTCACCCATGGCCCGGGACGTCGGGATCCTCGTCACCCTCGCGCAGAACGAGGGCTGGGAGGTCTGCGTGATCACCACGCCGGACGGTCGCAAGTTCGTCGACGTGGCGGCCCTGCAGGCCCAGACCGGACATCCGGTGCGTACCTACTACAAGAGCCCCGGCGACCCCGACGTGCTGCCACCCGCGGACGCGATGATCGTCGCGCCGGCCACCGTCAACACGGTCAACAAGTGGGCCGCCGGGATCACCGACACGCTGGTGCTCGGTCTCCTGGTGGAGGGGTACGGGTACGGCGTGCCGACCGCCGTCGTCCCGTACACGAACAAGGTGATGGCTCTGCACCCCGCGTTGCACGAGAGCCTCGCCAAGCTGCGGGACTGGGGGGTGCACGTCCTCTACGGGGAGGACGTGTGCCGGCTCGGCGGGCCGGGGCAGACCGACCGGTTCCGCGGGCAGTTCCCGTGGCGCCGCGCGCTGCAGGCGGTGAGCAACCCGATCGCAGCGGCGAGCCGAGTCGAGCCTGGGGCGGTTTCCTAG
- a CDS encoding Nif3-like dinuclear metal center hexameric protein translates to MTGPSPTPTVRQMVDALDARYPRSWAESWDRVGLVLGEFEHAVSRVLCVVDCVPETVDQALAIGADLIVAHHPLLLKPVSSIAPDTFKGRIVHRLIRAEVALYTAHTNADVADPGVSDALAARLGLTGLRPLVPAEGPAAGAGRGAGRIGELAEPLTLARLTAFAAERLPATSAGVRAAGDPGRVIRTMAVCGGAGDSFLADAARAGVDAYLCADLRHHPAGEHLANDGPALLDAAHWATERPWLDEVAAWLRAQFPVDVVVSDLDTDPWTVHSASAQKENHS, encoded by the coding sequence ATGACGGGCCCGTCGCCCACCCCGACCGTCCGCCAGATGGTGGACGCGCTGGACGCACGCTACCCGCGGAGCTGGGCGGAGTCCTGGGACCGGGTCGGCCTGGTGCTCGGTGAGTTCGAGCACGCCGTGTCCCGCGTCCTCTGCGTGGTCGACTGCGTGCCGGAGACCGTCGACCAGGCACTCGCCATCGGCGCCGACCTGATCGTCGCCCACCACCCACTGCTTCTCAAGCCGGTGTCGTCGATCGCCCCGGACACGTTCAAGGGGCGGATCGTGCACCGGCTGATCCGTGCCGAGGTGGCGCTCTACACCGCGCACACCAACGCGGACGTCGCCGACCCCGGCGTCTCCGACGCGCTCGCCGCGCGACTCGGCCTGACCGGGCTGCGCCCGCTGGTGCCCGCCGAGGGCCCGGCCGCCGGCGCGGGCCGTGGCGCGGGCCGGATCGGTGAGCTGGCCGAGCCGCTCACCCTGGCCCGCCTGACCGCGTTCGCGGCGGAGCGACTGCCGGCCACCTCGGCCGGGGTGCGGGCCGCGGGGGATCCGGGGCGGGTGATCCGTACGATGGCGGTCTGCGGCGGCGCGGGCGACTCCTTCCTGGCCGACGCGGCGCGTGCCGGGGTCGACGCGTATCTTTGCGCGGACCTGCGGCATCACCCAGCCGGTGAGCATCTCGCCAACGACGGCCCGGCGCTGCTCGACGCCGCGCACTGGGCGACCGAGCGACCCTGGCTGGACGAGGTGGCGGCCTGGCTGCGTGCGCAGTTCCCCGTCGATGTGGTGGTGTCCGACCTGGACACGGATCCCTGGACCGTTCATTCCGCCTCTGCGCAGAAGGAGAACCACTCGTGA
- a CDS encoding zinc ribbon domain-containing protein, with product MKAAPQAQRRLLDLQAVDTALAQLAHRRRNLPELAEIEKVAREISALEDERVRAQVAVDDLDRDISRFEKDIEQVRQRKTKDQQQLAAGGSVKQVEGLQHEMATLNRRQSELEDAELELMEQREAAVASLADVQTRIVTAGVRRDEAERRRDEANADITKEQEFKSASRGPLAADLPGELVTLYDKIRTETGMGAALVYAGRCGACRIELYGADLNRVKSAPADDVVRCEECRRIMIRTAESGL from the coding sequence GTGAAGGCCGCCCCGCAAGCCCAGCGTCGCCTGCTCGACCTGCAGGCCGTCGACACCGCGCTGGCGCAGCTCGCGCACCGCCGCCGGAATCTGCCCGAGCTCGCCGAGATCGAGAAGGTGGCCCGCGAGATCTCCGCGCTGGAGGACGAGCGGGTCCGCGCCCAGGTCGCCGTCGACGACCTGGACCGGGACATCTCCCGGTTCGAGAAGGACATCGAGCAGGTTCGCCAGCGCAAGACCAAGGACCAGCAGCAGCTGGCCGCGGGCGGCTCGGTGAAGCAGGTCGAGGGCCTGCAGCACGAGATGGCCACGCTGAACCGGCGGCAGTCCGAGCTGGAGGACGCCGAGCTGGAGCTGATGGAGCAGCGCGAGGCCGCGGTGGCGTCGCTGGCCGACGTGCAGACCCGGATCGTCACGGCCGGCGTGCGGCGCGACGAGGCCGAGCGCCGCCGCGACGAGGCGAACGCGGACATCACCAAGGAGCAGGAGTTCAAGTCGGCGTCCCGCGGCCCGCTCGCCGCGGACCTGCCGGGTGAGCTGGTCACGCTGTACGACAAGATCCGTACCGAGACCGGGATGGGCGCCGCGCTCGTCTACGCCGGCCGCTGCGGCGCGTGCCGCATCGAGCTGTACGGCGCCGACCTGAACCGGGTGAAGTCCGCCCCGGCCGACGACGTCGTGCGCTGCGAGGAGTGCCGCCGGATCATGATCCGGACCGCGGAGTCGGGCCTGTGA
- a CDS encoding bifunctional RNase H/acid phosphatase: MSGDLRVVVEADGGSRGNPGPAGYGAVVKDTDGEVLLERYAALGTTTNNVAEYSGLIAGLRAAAELNATRVDVRMDSKLVIEQMSGRWQIKNPGLRPLAAEAAGLVTKFQAVTFDWIPRERNTDADALANRAMDEATGKVPRSSAGSAPAGIAVPKPRSWAPPSLDNATRLILVRHGSTAMTTQGRYSGRGDVPLTDEGEAQAMAAAGRVAGLSRDVGAVLTSPLIRCVRTAELIAAEVGGVPVTVMDDLIECDFGLWEAKTFAEVQEGWPREMSAWLESTSVAPPQGESFKTVAKRVRGAMAKILQAYPGQVVVVVSHVSPIKLILRDALAAGDAFLHRLFLDAAGVSTMDIWPDGNIAVRSVNETAHLR; the protein is encoded by the coding sequence GTGAGCGGTGACCTGCGGGTCGTCGTCGAGGCGGACGGCGGCTCGCGGGGCAACCCGGGCCCGGCGGGCTACGGCGCGGTGGTCAAGGACACCGACGGCGAGGTGCTGCTCGAGCGGTACGCCGCCCTCGGCACCACCACGAACAACGTCGCGGAGTACTCCGGCCTGATCGCCGGCCTGCGCGCGGCCGCCGAGCTGAACGCCACCCGGGTCGACGTCCGGATGGACTCCAAGCTGGTGATCGAGCAGATGTCCGGCCGCTGGCAGATCAAGAACCCGGGCCTGCGCCCGCTCGCCGCCGAGGCGGCCGGCCTGGTCACCAAGTTCCAGGCGGTCACCTTCGACTGGATCCCGCGGGAGCGCAACACCGACGCCGACGCCCTGGCGAACCGGGCGATGGACGAGGCCACCGGCAAGGTGCCGCGGAGCTCGGCGGGTTCGGCGCCGGCCGGGATCGCGGTGCCGAAGCCGCGCTCCTGGGCGCCGCCGTCGCTGGACAACGCGACCCGGCTGATCCTGGTCCGGCACGGCTCGACCGCGATGACCACGCAGGGCCGCTACTCGGGTCGCGGCGACGTGCCGCTCACCGACGAGGGCGAGGCGCAGGCGATGGCCGCGGCCGGCCGGGTGGCCGGGCTGTCCCGGGACGTCGGCGCCGTGCTGACCTCGCCGCTGATCCGCTGCGTGCGGACCGCCGAGCTGATCGCCGCCGAGGTGGGCGGGGTGCCGGTGACGGTCATGGACGACCTGATCGAGTGCGACTTCGGGCTCTGGGAGGCGAAGACCTTCGCCGAGGTGCAGGAGGGCTGGCCCCGGGAGATGTCGGCGTGGCTGGAGTCGACCAGCGTGGCGCCGCCGCAGGGGGAGTCGTTCAAGACGGTCGCGAAGCGGGTGCGCGGCGCGATGGCGAAGATTCTCCAGGCGTACCCGGGTCAGGTCGTCGTGGTGGTCTCGCACGTCTCGCCGATCAAGCTGATCCTGCGGGACGCGCTCGCCGCCGGTGACGCGTTCCTGCATCGCCTCTTTCTGGACGCAGCGGGCGTATCCACCATGGACATCTGGCCGGACGGCAACATCGCGGTCCGTTCGGTCAACGAGACTGCCCATCTTCGATAG
- a CDS encoding glycoside hydrolase family 18 protein, translating into MNGFTRGFVAAAAAVTAVVAGAPAPASASVTSNYVKVGYFTQWGIYGRDFQLAKVQKSGAAARLTHLNYAFGPVTADGVCASADPWADWQTPFSDANSVDGVGDVAGQPIAGNLNQLAELKKKNPKLRVLISLGGWSGSAYFSDAALTDASRKKLVSSCVDLWIKGNLTGLADGVGAGIFDGVDLDWEWPGSDGNAGNVIRPADKQNFTLLAAEFRAQLDKLGRTNRRHYDLTAFLPAAPAKIAAGFEVSKIFKYLDFGTLQGYDYHGTWEAKTNQQSALRVPAGAPDNPDFSVENTVNAWLGGGAPRQKLVLGLPYYGQGWTGVTGTGNGLFQPAAGPAPGVFAAGTEDWKTLKTLPAQGYTVHRDLRNGHAWLFDGNTFWTYDDPAVLLQKTLYIRSRGLGGAMMWSLDGDDENATLTKTVSLGLF; encoded by the coding sequence ATGAACGGTTTCACCCGCGGTTTCGTCGCGGCCGCCGCGGCCGTGACGGCCGTCGTGGCCGGCGCGCCCGCGCCCGCCTCTGCTTCGGTCACCAGCAACTATGTAAAAGTTGGATATTTCACGCAGTGGGGCATCTACGGCCGGGACTTCCAGCTGGCCAAGGTGCAGAAGTCCGGCGCCGCGGCCCGGCTCACCCACCTCAACTACGCGTTCGGCCCGGTCACCGCGGACGGCGTCTGCGCCTCCGCCGACCCGTGGGCCGACTGGCAGACCCCGTTCTCCGACGCGAACAGTGTGGACGGCGTCGGTGACGTCGCCGGCCAGCCGATCGCCGGCAACCTCAACCAGCTCGCCGAGCTCAAGAAGAAGAACCCGAAGTTGCGGGTGCTGATCTCGCTCGGCGGCTGGAGCGGCTCGGCGTACTTCTCGGACGCGGCCCTGACCGACGCCTCCCGCAAGAAGCTCGTCTCGTCCTGCGTGGACCTCTGGATCAAGGGCAACCTGACCGGCCTGGCCGACGGGGTGGGCGCCGGCATCTTCGACGGCGTCGACCTGGACTGGGAGTGGCCCGGCTCGGACGGCAACGCCGGCAACGTGATCCGGCCCGCGGACAAGCAGAACTTCACGCTGCTCGCCGCCGAGTTCCGCGCCCAGCTCGACAAGCTCGGCAGGACGAACCGCCGGCACTACGACCTGACCGCGTTCCTCCCGGCCGCGCCCGCGAAGATCGCCGCCGGCTTCGAGGTCTCCAAGATCTTCAAGTACCTCGACTTCGGCACCCTCCAGGGCTACGACTACCACGGCACCTGGGAGGCGAAGACCAACCAGCAGTCCGCCCTGCGCGTCCCGGCCGGCGCTCCCGACAACCCGGACTTCTCCGTCGAGAACACGGTCAACGCGTGGCTCGGTGGCGGCGCCCCGCGCCAGAAGCTGGTCCTCGGCCTGCCCTACTACGGCCAGGGCTGGACCGGCGTGACCGGCACCGGCAACGGCCTCTTCCAGCCCGCCGCGGGCCCGGCGCCCGGCGTCTTCGCGGCCGGCACCGAGGACTGGAAGACGCTGAAGACGCTTCCGGCACAGGGCTACACGGTGCACCGGGATCTGCGGAACGGGCACGCCTGGCTCTTCGACGGCAACACCTTCTGGACGTACGACGATCCGGCCGTCCTGCTGCAGAAGACCCTCTACATCCGGAGTCGCGGCCTGGGCGGCGCGATGATGTGGTCCCTCGACGGCGACGACGAGAACGCCACCCTCACCAAGACGGTCTCGCTCGGCCTCTTCTGA
- the mctP gene encoding monocarboxylate uptake permease MctP, with protein MSEHITEIVVFSFLFLLVSGMGFVAARWRAPQDMAHLDEWGLGGRSFGGWITWFLVGGDLYTAYTFVAVPALIFGAGAAGFFAVPYTVVIYPLFFLILIRLWSVSHRHGFVTPADFVRTRYDSPTLALLVAITGIVATMPYIALQLVGIEAVLKTMGVTGDSPIARHLPIIIAFAILAAYTYQSGLRAPALIAFVKDTLIYIVILVAVLYLPYKLGGWGAIFEAADKKFQASPAPGDGILLNANNQVQYFTLALGSALALFLYPHSITGVLASKNRNVIKRNMSALPAYSFLLGLIALLGYMAIAAGVKPLPGAKAGSVDSNTVVPLLFDLHFPAWFAGVAFAAIGIGALVPAAIMSIAAANLFTRNIYKEYLKRDATPAQEASVAKITSLVVKIGAVAFIVFLDPQFSIDLQLIGGVIILQTAPSVILGLYGRWLHRGALIAGWAAGMILAFWMLWQIPNAATGRKHFGGSAFALSEFGFDTKKTIYVGFVAVLVNLLVAVLVTVVLRAMKTPEGVDGTEPSDYFADEDDPRIVRENTTAVGTVSST; from the coding sequence ATGAGCGAGCACATTACTGAGATCGTTGTCTTTTCGTTCCTGTTTCTGCTGGTCAGTGGGATGGGGTTCGTCGCGGCGCGGTGGCGGGCGCCGCAGGACATGGCCCACCTGGACGAGTGGGGGCTGGGCGGGCGCAGCTTCGGCGGCTGGATCACCTGGTTCCTGGTCGGCGGGGACCTGTACACGGCGTACACCTTCGTCGCCGTTCCCGCGCTGATCTTCGGCGCCGGCGCGGCCGGGTTCTTCGCCGTGCCGTACACCGTGGTGATCTATCCGTTGTTCTTCCTGATCCTGATCCGGCTCTGGTCGGTGTCGCACCGGCACGGGTTCGTGACGCCGGCCGACTTCGTGCGGACCCGGTACGACTCGCCGACGCTCGCCCTGCTGGTCGCGATCACCGGGATCGTGGCGACGATGCCGTACATCGCGCTGCAGTTGGTGGGCATCGAGGCGGTGCTCAAGACGATGGGCGTGACCGGGGACAGCCCGATCGCCCGGCATCTGCCGATCATCATCGCGTTCGCGATCCTGGCGGCGTACACGTACCAGTCCGGTCTCCGGGCGCCGGCGCTGATCGCGTTCGTCAAGGACACGCTGATCTACATCGTGATCCTGGTGGCGGTGCTGTACCTGCCGTACAAGCTCGGGGGCTGGGGTGCGATCTTCGAGGCGGCGGACAAGAAGTTCCAGGCCTCGCCGGCGCCCGGTGACGGGATCCTGCTGAACGCCAACAACCAGGTGCAGTACTTCACCCTGGCGCTCGGCTCGGCGCTCGCGCTGTTCCTCTACCCGCACAGCATCACCGGGGTGCTGGCCAGCAAAAATCGCAACGTGATCAAGCGGAACATGTCGGCGCTGCCGGCCTACAGCTTCCTGCTCGGCCTGATCGCGCTGCTCGGCTACATGGCGATCGCGGCCGGGGTGAAGCCGCTGCCCGGCGCGAAGGCCGGCAGCGTGGACAGCAACACCGTGGTGCCGCTGCTGTTCGATCTGCACTTCCCGGCCTGGTTCGCCGGCGTGGCGTTCGCCGCGATCGGCATCGGGGCGCTGGTCCCGGCCGCGATCATGTCGATCGCCGCGGCCAACCTGTTCACCCGCAACATCTACAAGGAGTACCTGAAGCGGGACGCCACCCCGGCTCAGGAGGCGAGCGTCGCCAAGATCACCTCGCTGGTGGTCAAGATCGGCGCGGTGGCGTTCATCGTCTTCCTGGACCCGCAGTTCTCGATCGACCTGCAGCTGATCGGTGGCGTGATCATCCTGCAGACCGCGCCGTCGGTGATCCTCGGCCTCTACGGCCGCTGGCTGCACCGGGGCGCGCTGATCGCCGGCTGGGCGGCCGGGATGATCCTGGCGTTCTGGATGCTCTGGCAGATCCCGAACGCGGCCACCGGCCGCAAGCACTTCGGCGGCTCGGCGTTCGCGCTCTCCGAGTTCGGCTTCGACACCAAGAAGACGATCTACGTCGGGTTCGTCGCGGTCCTGGTGAATCTGCTGGTCGCGGTCCTCGTGACAGTCGTGCTGCGGGCGATGAAGACGCCGGAGGGCGTGGACGGGACCGAGCCGTCCGACTACTTCGCCGACGAGGACGACCCGCGCATCGTCCGGGAGAACACCACGGCGGTGGGCACGGTTTCCTCTACCTGA
- a CDS encoding DUF3311 domain-containing protein, which yields MAEPESPTTPPRTDSSPWNWLLLVPIVVPLLTFLYNFDEPRLAGFPLFYWLQFAFILLGVATTSLVYRMTRKRGRP from the coding sequence ATGGCGGAGCCCGAATCACCGACGACACCACCACGTACCGATAGCAGTCCCTGGAACTGGTTGCTCCTGGTGCCGATCGTGGTGCCGTTGCTGACGTTCCTGTACAACTTCGACGAGCCCCGGCTCGCCGGCTTCCCGCTCTTCTACTGGCTGCAGTTCGCCTTCATCCTGCTCGGCGTCGCCACGACCTCGCTGGTCTACCGGATGACCCGGAAGCGGGGGCGGCCATGA